Within Planctomycetota bacterium, the genomic segment TTGGGCGACAAGACGCAACTGAGCATCCTATTGTTCAGCGCGAAGAGCCAGAGGCCGTGGTCCGTCTGCCTGGGGGCGTGCCTGGCCCTCGTGGTGACGACCGTCATCGCGACGGTGCTCGGCTATGTGGGCAAGGAGGTGGTGCCGGCCCGGCTGCTGCACTACGTGGCGGCGGCGGGATTCATCGGCATCGGCATCTGGTTGTTCCTGGCGAAACCTTGAGGGATGCGCATGGCCCGGTGCGACGCCTGCAAAAAACGCTCCCTTGGGCACGGGCTGAATCGCCGGCTCGCGATTCCCGAGTACCGGGCGATGGTCGGCATCTGGCCGTGGATCACCGTCCGCGTGTGCGACGCGTGCCTGGAAGCGCATGAGCGGGATTTTCTGGATCGGCTGCGGCTGCTGGCACCGCAGGTGCTGGAGAACGACGAGCCGATCGTCGCTCCCGTGTGCCTCGCGTGCGGGGCGGTCGAATCGGCCGGCGGCTGGCGCGAAGCGAGCAAGTGGCTCGATGCGGCCGGCCAGCCCGTTCGCCGGGCGAGGTTCCACCTTTGCGGCAAACACGCCAGCGCGGTTTACATCGACGGCATCGTGGTTTCGTCCAACCTCTCAAGCGCCGAGCGCCTGGCGGAGGCGCTCGATGAGTTGCCGGCCGCCGGCGCGGACCTCCTTGCGCGCGTGGAAGGTTGGCGCCCGGGCGAGGCAGCCGGCCCGGCCGAGGCAACGCATTTCAAACCAGACTTCTCGCGCGACGCGGCGGCGGCGGAGGCCTTCCGGTTCTGGCAGGAGGCGCCGGCCGGCCTGGAGGCGAAGGCCGCCTGGATGGGACCGGTGCGGAAGGACTACCGGATGCGGTACCGCCTGGACCTGGTGCGCAACTATTCGGACGGCCGGCGCGAAAGCCTCATCCTGGTGCG encodes:
- a CDS encoding TMEM165/GDT1 family protein translates to LGDKTQLSILLFSAKSQRPWSVCLGACLALVVTTVIATVLGYVGKEVVPARLLHYVAAAGFIGIGIWLFLAKP